One Streptomyces showdoensis genomic region harbors:
- a CDS encoding hemolysin family protein, whose amino-acid sequence MSLLPLLFAVLLVLANGFFVGAEFALVSVRRSQIEPLGGSRARQVLYGLENLPQMMAAAQFGITVCSLTLGAVAEPTVARLLEPVFHAVGVPEGLIHPLGYVFALAAVVFLHLVIGEMVPKNLAMADPERTALWLGPGLVGFARLCRPVTSALGACARLVLKAFHVEPKDEVEAVFTRAQLGRLVEDAGQAGLLDPAEQERLEDALELGTRPVTDVLIPSASLVTVSPSVTPREIEELTVRTGYSRFPVSGGRGTFMGFVHVKDVLDLEDRERAVPQQVWRPMATLRAELPLDDALTVMRRAATHLAQVADASGRVLGLVALEDVLEMLVGEVRDPAHRVAPAPRPERRPEALVGAVPGRTARA is encoded by the coding sequence ATGAGCCTGCTCCCGCTGCTGTTCGCCGTGCTCCTCGTCCTGGCCAACGGCTTCTTCGTCGGTGCCGAGTTCGCCCTCGTCTCCGTGCGCCGCAGCCAGATCGAGCCGCTCGGCGGCTCCCGAGCCCGCCAGGTCCTGTACGGCCTGGAGAACCTGCCGCAGATGATGGCCGCCGCCCAGTTCGGCATCACCGTCTGCTCGCTCACCCTGGGCGCGGTCGCCGAGCCGACCGTGGCCCGGCTGCTCGAACCGGTCTTCCACGCGGTGGGCGTGCCGGAGGGCCTGATCCACCCCCTCGGGTACGTGTTCGCGCTCGCCGCGGTGGTCTTCCTCCACCTCGTCATCGGCGAGATGGTCCCGAAGAACCTGGCGATGGCCGATCCCGAGCGGACCGCGCTGTGGCTGGGCCCCGGGCTGGTCGGCTTCGCCCGGCTCTGCCGCCCGGTGACCAGCGCCCTCGGCGCCTGCGCCCGGCTCGTCCTCAAGGCCTTCCACGTGGAGCCGAAGGACGAGGTGGAGGCGGTCTTCACCCGGGCGCAGCTCGGCCGGCTGGTCGAGGACGCCGGCCAGGCCGGGCTGCTCGACCCGGCCGAGCAGGAGCGCCTGGAGGACGCCCTGGAGCTGGGCACCCGCCCCGTCACCGACGTCCTGATCCCCTCGGCCTCGCTGGTGACGGTCTCCCCGTCGGTGACCCCGCGCGAGATCGAGGAGCTGACCGTCCGCACCGGCTACTCCCGCTTCCCGGTGTCCGGGGGCCGGGGCACCTTCATGGGCTTCGTGCACGTGAAGGACGTCCTGGACCTGGAGGACCGGGAACGCGCGGTGCCGCAGCAGGTCTGGCGGCCGATGGCCACGCTGCGGGCCGAGCTCCCGCTGGACGACGCGCTCACCGTGATGCGCCGGGCCGCCACGCACCTGGCGCAGGTGGCGGACGCCTCCGGCCGGGTGCTGGGGCTCGTCGCGCTGGAGGACGTCCTGGAGATGCTGGTGGGCGAGGTCCGGGACCCGGCCCACCGGGTGGCCCCGGCGCCCCGGCCGGAGCGCCGGCCCGAGGCGCTCGTGGGGGCGGTGCCCGGACGGACCGCCCGGGCCTGA
- a CDS encoding peptidase C39 family protein translates to MPSGSASAPTPRRAVLAAALAAAAGTAAAGAAPASAAPATAARAAGPASGADDRADARGHAPAPGLVDNRFWNTYTDWRCGTLDGTRAVSGRRPGLVIGTPVGRTDYTDPHTGRTSTWEHASWTSPTHTSTVPATEVIASWNADTPAGTWLQVELRGTYGDGTETPWFVMGRWASGDADVRRTSVDGQTDGKASVWTDTFSVDDPASGLRLVSYRLRLTLYRAPGTSLTPTVRRLGAMASDIPDRFTVPASVPGLDHELTVPRYSQNVHVGQYPEYDNGGEAWCSPTSSQMIVEYWGRGPAPEDLAWVNPDYADPQVCHAARFTYDYQYEGCGNWPFNAAYAAGYRDMNAVVTRLRSLTDLETLIRAGIPAITSQSFRKEELTGAGYGTSGHLMTVIGFTADGDVIANDPASPDNEAVRRVYPRREWENIWLRTKRYDANGKVRSGTGGVCYLYWPDRTTTAQRRALRELGLV, encoded by the coding sequence GTGCCCTCCGGATCCGCATCCGCCCCCACCCCGCGCAGGGCGGTCCTCGCCGCGGCCCTCGCGGCCGCCGCCGGCACGGCCGCGGCCGGTGCCGCGCCCGCCTCCGCGGCTCCCGCCACCGCCGCCCGGGCCGCCGGGCCCGCGTCGGGCGCCGACGACCGCGCCGACGCCCGGGGGCACGCCCCCGCGCCCGGACTCGTCGACAACCGCTTCTGGAACACGTACACCGACTGGCGCTGCGGCACCCTGGACGGCACCCGGGCCGTGTCCGGGCGCCGCCCCGGCCTGGTCATCGGTACCCCGGTGGGCCGCACCGACTACACCGACCCGCACACCGGCCGGACGAGCACCTGGGAACACGCGAGCTGGACCTCGCCCACCCACACCTCCACCGTGCCCGCCACCGAGGTCATCGCCTCCTGGAACGCCGACACCCCGGCCGGCACCTGGCTCCAGGTCGAGCTGCGCGGCACGTACGGCGACGGCACGGAGACGCCGTGGTTCGTGATGGGCCGCTGGGCGTCCGGGGACGCCGACGTCCGGCGCACCTCCGTCGACGGCCAGACCGACGGCAAGGCCTCCGTCTGGACCGACACCTTCTCCGTGGACGACCCGGCGAGCGGCCTCCGGCTCGTCTCGTACCGCCTGCGCCTCACCCTCTACCGGGCGCCCGGGACGAGCCTGACGCCCACGGTCCGGCGGCTCGGCGCGATGGCCTCGGACATCCCCGACCGCTTCACCGTGCCCGCCTCGGTGCCCGGCCTCGACCACGAGCTGACCGTCCCGCGCTACTCGCAGAACGTCCACGTCGGCCAGTACCCCGAGTACGACAACGGCGGCGAGGCCTGGTGCAGCCCCACCTCCTCGCAGATGATCGTCGAGTACTGGGGGCGCGGGCCCGCCCCCGAGGACCTCGCCTGGGTGAACCCGGACTACGCCGACCCCCAGGTCTGCCACGCCGCCCGCTTCACCTACGACTACCAGTACGAGGGCTGCGGCAACTGGCCCTTCAACGCCGCCTACGCCGCCGGCTACCGCGACATGAACGCGGTGGTGACCCGGCTGCGCTCGCTCACCGACCTGGAGACCCTGATCCGCGCGGGCATCCCGGCCATCACGTCCCAGTCCTTCCGCAAGGAGGAGCTCACCGGCGCCGGCTACGGCACCTCGGGCCACCTGATGACCGTGATCGGCTTCACCGCCGACGGCGACGTGATCGCCAACGACCCCGCGTCCCCGGACAACGAGGCCGTCCGGCGGGTCTACCCGCGGCGCGAGTGGGAGAACATCTGGCTGCGGACCAAGCGGTACGACGCGAACGGGAAGGTCAGAAGCGGTACCGGCGGGGTCTGCTACCTGTACTGGCCGGACCGGACGACGACGGCCCAGCGGCGCGCGCTGCGGGAGCTGGGACTGGTCTGA
- a CDS encoding hemolysin family protein — translation MIVSLLLLAAAFLLILANGFFVAAEFGLVTVERPEAERAAAEGDRRARTVVKALRELSFQLSGTQLGITITSLVTGMLAEPALARLLDGPLSATGLPAGAVSGIAVVVGMLLASAVQMVVGELVPKNWAVSRPLQVARFVAGPQHVFSSLFRPVIALLNRVANRLVRLFGVEPTDELDSVRTPGELVSLARHSALAGALEQDTADLFVRTLSLGGLTAEQVMTPRVKMSALQSDATAADVLNLTRATGLSRFPVYRERIDEIVGMVHLKDALAVVPHERHRVPVGRIAVPPLLVPESLPAQALLERLRREQPIAVVVDEYGGTAGVVTLEDIVEELVGEVRDEHDTAADERPELAAVPSEDGQPAWEADGSCRVHTLHRIGLDVPDGPYETVAGLVADLLGRIPAPGDRAELPGWRLSVRQVDRYRAERVRITRTAPVPVGAEASR, via the coding sequence ATGATCGTCTCGCTCCTGCTGCTCGCCGCAGCCTTCCTGCTGATCCTCGCCAACGGCTTCTTCGTGGCGGCCGAGTTCGGCCTCGTCACCGTGGAACGTCCCGAGGCCGAACGGGCCGCGGCCGAAGGCGACCGGCGGGCCCGCACCGTCGTCAAGGCGCTGCGCGAGCTGTCCTTCCAGCTCTCCGGCACCCAGCTCGGCATCACCATCACCTCGCTCGTCACCGGCATGCTCGCCGAGCCCGCGCTCGCCCGGCTGCTCGACGGGCCGCTCAGCGCGACCGGGCTCCCCGCGGGGGCCGTCTCCGGCATCGCGGTGGTCGTCGGCATGCTGCTGGCCTCCGCCGTCCAGATGGTGGTCGGCGAGCTCGTCCCCAAGAACTGGGCGGTCTCCCGGCCGCTCCAGGTGGCCCGCTTCGTCGCCGGACCGCAGCACGTCTTCTCCTCGCTGTTCCGGCCGGTGATCGCCCTGCTCAACCGGGTCGCCAACCGGCTGGTCCGGCTGTTCGGCGTGGAACCCACCGACGAGCTCGACTCGGTCCGCACCCCCGGGGAGCTGGTCTCCCTCGCCCGGCACTCGGCCCTGGCCGGCGCCCTCGAACAGGACACCGCCGACCTCTTCGTGCGGACCCTGTCGCTCGGCGGGCTCACCGCCGAACAGGTGATGACCCCGCGGGTGAAGATGAGCGCCCTGCAGTCGGACGCCACCGCGGCCGACGTCCTCAACCTCACCCGGGCCACCGGCCTGTCCCGCTTCCCCGTCTACCGCGAGCGGATCGACGAGATCGTCGGCATGGTCCACCTCAAGGACGCCCTCGCCGTCGTCCCGCACGAGCGGCACCGGGTCCCCGTGGGCCGGATCGCCGTCCCGCCGCTGCTCGTCCCCGAGTCGCTGCCCGCCCAGGCGCTCCTGGAGCGGCTGCGCCGCGAGCAGCCGATCGCGGTCGTCGTCGACGAGTACGGCGGCACCGCCGGGGTGGTCACCCTGGAGGACATCGTCGAGGAGCTCGTCGGCGAGGTGCGCGACGAGCACGACACCGCCGCCGACGAACGGCCCGAACTGGCCGCCGTCCCCTCGGAGGACGGCCAGCCGGCCTGGGAGGCCGACGGCTCCTGCCGGGTGCACACCCTGCACCGGATAGGACTCGACGTGCCCGACGGGCCGTACGAGACGGTCGCCGGGCTCGTCGCCGATCTCCTCGGGCGGATCCCCGCCCCGGGCGACCGGGCCGAACTCCCCGGCTGGCGGCTCTCGGTGCGCCAGGTGGACCGCTACCGCGCCGAACGGGTGCGCATCACGCGCACCGCCCCGGTGCCCGTCGGCGCGGAGGCGTCCCGATGA
- a CDS encoding PH domain-containing protein yields MSESTASALPVTFRPARTRIVLLTVGVAMFVVITTVGMMLEKLGPGERASFVFTAALFLGVLVLLSRPKVVADAQGVTVVNITRTRRLAWAEILKVNLRPGDPWVFLDLSDGTSMPALGIQPGIAKESAIRDARALRALADSHGSGSETS; encoded by the coding sequence ATGTCCGAGTCCACCGCATCCGCCCTCCCGGTCACCTTCCGGCCCGCCCGCACCCGGATCGTGCTGCTGACCGTCGGGGTGGCGATGTTCGTCGTCATCACCACCGTCGGGATGATGCTGGAGAAGCTCGGACCGGGGGAGCGGGCCAGCTTCGTCTTCACCGCCGCGCTCTTCCTGGGCGTCCTGGTGCTGCTGAGCCGCCCCAAGGTCGTCGCCGACGCGCAGGGCGTCACGGTCGTCAACATCACCCGGACGCGCCGACTCGCGTGGGCCGAGATCCTCAAGGTCAACCTGCGCCCCGGCGACCCCTGGGTCTTCCTCGACCTGAGCGACGGCACCAGCATGCCCGCCCTCGGCATCCAGCCCGGGATCGCCAAGGAGTCGGCGATCCGCGACGCCCGCGCGCTGCGCGCCCTCGCCGACAGCCACGGGAGCGGCAGCGAGACGTCCTGA
- a CDS encoding AAA family ATPase, whose translation MDFGTQGAHAPAELAWLRGVDAYTMGAYPQAEEEFRTAVRIDPGMADGWLGLHALRVDTTTALLRMYRNRERFGEQRTRHRRTLNSWYWLGWWVQPVLESPRDLLLAHASHWLDGRHVPELDRALAGLPPVDTDPQVRFLHACRSYLVKDWEQLVRHTEPLVDDPLLGIEAGLFGGMARVRMEMYGQAEPLLSAALMRCRSEQPQRKELRYWLARAHEGTGRTAAALPLYRAVHRIDPAFMDTAARLTAIAEYDGFDGPDDPAGLAPVALGGLGQDAMDAVDSVQADPETLGGDGLLLKPGAVPPPAPPAPPEPPDFVRQKAAVPPQPVPPRFPASPTDPALLAEALSELERMVGMEPVKRQVKALSAQLEMARLRAGQGLPVQPPKRHFVFSGPSGTGKTTVARILGRVFYALGLLGGDHLVEAQRADLVGEFLGQTAVKANELIDSAVGGVLFVDEAYSLSNSGYSKGDAYGDEALQVLLKRAEDNRDHLVVILAGYPEGMDRLLAANPGLSSRFTTRVDFPSYRPLELTAIGEVLAAANGDGWDDEALDELRSISAHVVDQGWIDELGNGRFLRTLYEKSCAYRDLRLSGYPATPTREDLATLRLPDLMQAYGEVLSGRGPVDRGPQEPPGI comes from the coding sequence ATGGACTTCGGCACACAGGGCGCGCACGCCCCCGCCGAGCTCGCCTGGCTGCGCGGCGTCGACGCCTACACGATGGGCGCCTATCCGCAGGCCGAGGAGGAGTTCCGTACGGCGGTGCGCATCGATCCCGGCATGGCCGACGGCTGGCTCGGCCTGCACGCGCTGCGGGTCGACACCACCACCGCCCTGCTGCGGATGTACCGCAACCGCGAGCGGTTCGGCGAGCAGCGGACGCGGCACCGCAGGACCCTCAACTCCTGGTACTGGCTGGGCTGGTGGGTGCAGCCGGTGCTGGAGAGCCCGCGGGACCTGCTGCTCGCGCACGCCTCGCACTGGCTCGACGGCCGGCACGTGCCCGAGCTCGACCGGGCGCTCGCCGGGCTGCCGCCGGTCGACACCGACCCGCAGGTCCGCTTCCTGCACGCCTGCCGCTCGTACCTGGTCAAGGACTGGGAGCAGCTGGTGCGGCACACCGAGCCGCTGGTCGACGACCCGCTGCTCGGCATCGAGGCGGGGCTGTTCGGAGGCATGGCCCGGGTGCGGATGGAGATGTACGGGCAGGCCGAACCGCTGCTGTCGGCGGCCCTCATGCGCTGCCGCAGCGAGCAGCCGCAGCGCAAGGAGCTGCGCTACTGGCTGGCCCGGGCCCACGAGGGCACCGGCCGGACCGCCGCCGCGCTGCCGCTGTACCGCGCGGTGCACCGGATCGACCCCGCCTTCATGGACACGGCCGCGCGTCTCACGGCCATCGCCGAGTACGACGGCTTCGACGGGCCGGACGACCCGGCCGGGCTCGCCCCGGTCGCGCTGGGCGGACTCGGCCAGGACGCGATGGACGCCGTGGACTCCGTACAGGCGGATCCGGAGACCCTGGGCGGGGACGGTCTGCTGCTCAAACCGGGTGCCGTGCCGCCGCCCGCGCCGCCCGCGCCCCCGGAGCCGCCGGACTTCGTCCGACAGAAGGCGGCCGTCCCGCCGCAGCCCGTGCCGCCCCGCTTCCCGGCCAGCCCCACCGACCCGGCGCTGCTCGCCGAGGCCCTGTCCGAGCTGGAGCGCATGGTCGGGATGGAACCCGTCAAGCGCCAGGTGAAGGCCCTCTCGGCACAGCTGGAGATGGCCCGGCTGCGGGCCGGCCAGGGCCTGCCGGTCCAGCCCCCGAAACGTCACTTCGTCTTCTCCGGCCCCTCCGGCACCGGGAAGACCACCGTCGCCCGCATCCTCGGCCGGGTCTTCTACGCACTCGGGCTGCTCGGCGGCGACCACCTCGTGGAGGCCCAACGGGCCGACCTGGTCGGCGAGTTCCTGGGGCAGACCGCGGTCAAGGCCAACGAGCTGATCGACTCGGCGGTCGGCGGGGTGCTCTTCGTGGACGAGGCCTACTCGCTCTCCAACTCCGGCTACAGCAAGGGCGACGCCTACGGCGACGAGGCCCTCCAGGTGCTCCTCAAGCGCGCCGAGGACAACCGCGACCACCTCGTGGTGATCCTCGCCGGCTACCCCGAGGGCATGGACCGGCTGCTCGCCGCCAACCCCGGGCTGTCCTCGCGGTTCACCACCCGGGTGGACTTCCCCTCGTACCGCCCGCTGGAGCTCACCGCCATCGGCGAGGTCCTGGCCGCCGCCAACGGGGACGGCTGGGACGACGAGGCCCTGGACGAGCTCCGCTCGATCAGCGCGCACGTCGTCGACCAGGGCTGGATCGACGAGCTCGGCAACGGACGCTTCCTGCGCACCCTGTACGAGAAGTCCTGCGCCTACCGGGACCTGCGGCTCTCCGGCTATCCGGCCACGCCGACCCGCGAGGACCTGGCCACCCTGCGCCTCCCGGACCTGATGCAGGCCTACGGCGAGGTCCTGTCGGGCCGCGGTCCGGTCGACCGCGGCCCGCAGGAGCCTCCGGGGATCTAG
- a CDS encoding uridine kinase family protein — translation MTDLDHAAAALRRLPPSCGPVRLVAVDGHAGSGKSTLAARLSAALGSAPVLHLDDLATHEELFEWTGRMLAEVVEPLARGEEARYRPYDWHLRAFGPARALAPEPVVLVEGVGAGRRALRPFLARLLWMERGPEDSWVRGRHRDGPGLSAFWDGWTVAETRHFAEDPSRPFADTLVREREEGYEWLAGPSVTASPNQIITHRDDPLAAN, via the coding sequence ATGACCGACCTCGACCACGCGGCCGCCGCGCTGCGCCGGCTGCCGCCCTCGTGCGGACCGGTGCGGCTCGTCGCGGTGGACGGGCACGCCGGCTCCGGCAAGTCCACGCTGGCCGCCCGCCTCTCGGCGGCGCTGGGCTCCGCGCCCGTGCTCCACCTCGACGACCTCGCCACCCACGAGGAGCTCTTCGAGTGGACCGGCCGGATGCTCGCCGAGGTGGTCGAGCCGCTCGCCCGCGGAGAGGAGGCGCGCTACCGCCCGTACGACTGGCATCTGCGCGCCTTCGGTCCGGCCCGCGCCCTGGCGCCGGAGCCGGTGGTGCTCGTGGAGGGCGTGGGGGCCGGGCGGCGGGCGCTGCGGCCGTTCCTGGCGCGGCTGCTGTGGATGGAGCGCGGCCCCGAGGACTCCTGGGTGCGCGGCCGGCACCGCGACGGTCCGGGGCTCTCCGCCTTCTGGGACGGCTGGACCGTGGCGGAGACTCGCCACTTCGCCGAGGACCCCTCCCGGCCCTTCGCCGACACCCTGGTGCGGGAGCGCGAGGAGGGTTACGAGTGGCTCGCAGGGCCCTCTGTGACAGCGAGTCCGAACCAGATCATCACCCACCGTGATGACCCCTTGGCTGCGAACTGA